One genomic window of Candidatus Polarisedimenticolaceae bacterium includes the following:
- a CDS encoding sigma-54 dependent transcriptional regulator, whose amino-acid sequence MTVLAPASEFLGISRAAAAVREQIVRAASVDAPVLVVGESGVGKELVARGIHDRSRRAPGPFIALNCAAIPDGLVESELFGHEPGSFTDGRSLRRGAFELADRGTLFLDEVGDLSPSAQPKLLRSLESGEFLRVGGEQPRRSDLRVIAATNHDLHRMSVENRFRADLLYRLRVIEIRVPPLRHRREDIPLLAERFARHVASSQNQPFRGFSPEAIQALSRYPWPGNVRELRSVVQRALSFRLDGLVDGSVLDLDPVSAGRIGLRALLDEDWKNARWKFESAYASHLLGRFGGSVREAAHAAGLAPRSLYKMLRRQRQRRGDTD is encoded by the coding sequence GTGACGGTCCTTGCTCCGGCCTCGGAGTTCCTGGGGATTAGTCGCGCCGCCGCCGCCGTGCGCGAGCAGATCGTCCGAGCGGCGTCGGTCGACGCCCCCGTCCTCGTGGTCGGCGAGAGCGGCGTAGGCAAGGAGCTCGTCGCCCGCGGAATCCACGACCGGTCCCGCCGCGCGCCGGGGCCCTTCATCGCCCTCAATTGCGCCGCGATCCCGGACGGCCTGGTGGAGTCGGAGCTGTTCGGGCACGAGCCCGGCTCGTTCACCGACGGCCGGAGCCTCCGGCGCGGCGCGTTCGAGCTCGCCGACCGGGGGACGTTGTTCCTGGACGAGGTCGGCGACCTGAGCCCGTCGGCTCAGCCGAAGCTGCTCCGCTCCCTCGAATCGGGAGAGTTCCTGCGCGTGGGGGGCGAGCAGCCCCGGCGCTCCGACTTGCGCGTGATCGCCGCCACGAACCACGACCTGCACCGGATGTCCGTCGAGAACCGCTTCCGCGCGGATCTGCTCTACCGCCTGCGGGTCATCGAGATCCGGGTCCCGCCGCTGCGGCACCGGCGCGAGGACATCCCGCTGCTCGCCGAACGGTTCGCCCGGCACGTTGCCTCGAGCCAGAATCAGCCGTTCCGCGGATTCTCGCCGGAGGCGATCCAGGCCCTCTCGCGATACCCCTGGCCGGGGAACGTTCGCGAGCTACGGTCGGTGGTGCAGCGTGCGCTCTCGTTCCGTCTGGACGGATTGGTGGACGGATCCGTGCTCGACCTCGACCCCGTCTCCGCCGGCCGGATCGGCCTGCGGGCGCTGCTCGACGAGGACTGGAAGAACGCTCGCTGGAAGTTCGAGTCCGCCTACGCAAGTCACCTGCTCGGCCGCTTCGGCGGGAGCGTACGGGAAGCGGCGCATGCCGCGGGGCTCGCGCCCCGCAGCCTCTACAAGATGCTCCGGCGGCAGCGGCAGCGGCGCGGTGACACCGACTGA
- a CDS encoding RtcB family protein yields MKARELLNLGVPRGAPLHAALAAVGAARKSGTDVRDIRRDVRALVEDPESFRDDPAYGELARAILNRAESRRSFVPRESPAPWRSWGLDLEPESLRQMANACALPVSVKGALMPDAHPGYGLPIGGVLATRNAVIPYAVGVDIACRMKMTVLDLPPRLLAGESQRLKKAIESETRFGVGAHFKDRREHDVLDDDWTVSPVTRELKDKAWSQLGTSGSGNHFVEFGTFDVPDDALGIPPGTYLALLTHSGSRGTGASVADHYSKLAMTKRAELPRELLHLAWLDLASHEGQEYWAAMELMGKYAAANHACIHRAIARHLGARVVLDLENHHNFAWKEEHFGETLIVHRKGATPAGAGVLGIIPGSMASPTYVVRGLGNAESMRSAAHGAGRVMSRAAAKQRFVWGEVRRLLDERGVDVISAGLDEVPGVYKDIDVVMAAQSDLVEKVARFFPRIVKMAPPGERPED; encoded by the coding sequence ATGAAAGCCCGCGAGCTCCTCAACCTCGGCGTCCCGCGAGGCGCCCCCCTGCACGCCGCGCTCGCCGCCGTTGGGGCGGCCCGGAAGTCCGGCACGGACGTGCGCGACATCCGGCGGGACGTCCGCGCGCTCGTCGAGGATCCGGAGTCGTTCCGGGACGACCCGGCCTACGGCGAGCTCGCCCGCGCGATCCTCAACCGCGCCGAGTCCCGCCGGAGCTTCGTGCCGCGGGAATCCCCGGCGCCCTGGCGAAGCTGGGGCCTCGACCTCGAGCCCGAGTCGCTGCGTCAGATGGCGAACGCGTGCGCCCTCCCCGTCTCGGTGAAGGGGGCGCTCATGCCCGACGCGCACCCGGGGTACGGCCTTCCGATCGGCGGCGTGCTGGCGACCCGCAACGCGGTGATCCCGTACGCCGTCGGCGTGGACATCGCCTGCCGGATGAAGATGACCGTCCTCGACCTCCCGCCCCGGCTGCTCGCCGGCGAGTCGCAGCGCCTGAAGAAGGCGATCGAGTCGGAGACGCGCTTCGGGGTCGGCGCCCACTTCAAGGACCGTCGCGAGCACGACGTCCTCGACGACGACTGGACCGTCTCTCCGGTCACGCGCGAGCTGAAGGACAAGGCGTGGTCGCAGCTGGGGACCTCGGGGAGCGGGAACCACTTCGTCGAGTTCGGCACCTTCGACGTTCCCGACGACGCGCTCGGGATCCCGCCCGGGACCTACCTCGCGCTCCTCACGCACAGCGGAAGCCGCGGCACGGGCGCGTCGGTCGCCGACCACTACAGCAAGCTCGCGATGACGAAGCGCGCGGAGCTTCCGCGCGAGCTGCTCCACCTCGCCTGGCTCGACCTCGCCTCGCACGAGGGGCAGGAGTACTGGGCGGCGATGGAGCTGATGGGGAAATACGCCGCCGCCAACCACGCGTGCATTCACCGCGCGATCGCGCGCCACCTCGGCGCACGCGTCGTCCTCGACCTCGAGAACCACCACAACTTCGCCTGGAAGGAGGAGCATTTCGGGGAAACGCTGATCGTCCACCGCAAGGGGGCGACCCCGGCGGGGGCCGGCGTGCTCGGGATCATCCCCGGTTCGATGGCGAGCCCCACCTATGTCGTGCGTGGCCTGGGCAACGCCGAGTCGATGCGGTCGGCGGCGCACGGGGCGGGGCGGGTGATGAGCCGAGCCGCGGCGAAGCAGCGGTTCGTGTGGGGGGAAGTGCGGCGCCTGCTCGACGAGCGCGGGGTGGACGTCATCTCGGCAGGGCTCGACGAGGTTCCCGGAGTGTACAAGGACATCGACGTCGTGATGGCGGCGCAGTCCGACCTCGTCGAGAAGGTCGCCCGGTTCTTCCCGAGGATCGTGAAGATGGCGCCGCCCGGGGAAAGGCCGGAAGATTGA
- a CDS encoding bacteriohemerythrin: MSHAGDPRSLEIGIPTVDAEHREQLDRMARLQGAILGGGDPETIADDLESLTDYIDAHFTSEQILMREQAYPEYATHLREHDAAIDMLRNLETRVRSGDAAASAEVLSALKGWLVSHIDRADRALAGFLLARGKEMP, encoded by the coding sequence GTGAGCCACGCCGGCGATCCGCGTTCCCTCGAGATCGGCATCCCCACCGTCGACGCGGAGCACCGCGAGCAGCTCGATCGCATGGCGCGCCTTCAGGGCGCCATCCTCGGGGGCGGCGATCCGGAGACGATCGCCGACGACCTCGAGAGCCTGACCGACTACATCGACGCCCACTTCACCTCCGAGCAGATCCTGATGCGCGAGCAGGCCTACCCCGAGTACGCGACGCACCTGCGCGAACACGACGCCGCGATCGACATGCTGCGCAACCTCGAGACGCGCGTGCGTTCCGGGGACGCGGCCGCCTCGGCCGAGGTCCTGTCGGCCCTCAAGGGGTGGCTCGTCTCGCACATCGACCGCGCCGACCGTGCGCTCGCCGGCTTCCTCCTCGCGCGCGGCAAGGAGATGCCCTGA
- the fadB gene encoding fatty acid oxidation complex subunit alpha FadB gives MIYNGMAIEATRLGDGFVELRFDLKSESVNKFDALSLRELAEAVAAIAREKDLRGVLVTSAKDVFIVGADIMEFLEHFKKPEAEMAAWLLEMDKTLNALEDLDAPSVVAINGVALGGGFELCLAASFRVMSTSAKVGLPETKLGIIPGWGGTVRLSRLVGADNAIEWIAGGEHHAPETALKVGAVDAVVAPEALRDAAVRMLHDAADGKLDWKRRREEKKAPLRLDAIEAGMVFVGSKAFVAGKAGPHYPAPVTAIEVIEQGAGKARDEALPIEAAAFAKLAKSATARSLVQVFLGDQAVKKVGKKASKAARPVKRAAVLGAGIMGGGIAYQSASRGTPILMKDIAPKALESGMAEAVKLLEKQVERGKLTTGKMAGVLAAITPTMSYGDFGTVDVVVEAVVENEEIKKKVLAEVEGNLPETAVLASNTSTISITRLATALKRPERFCGMHFFNPVPKMPLVEVIRGEKTGEEAIATTVAWAQAMGKTPIVVGDCAGFLVNRLLFPYFAGFMGLLAEGVDYERIDKVMETWGWPMGPALLLDVVGIDTAVHADRVMAQAFPDRMRHDGKSAIEAMVEAGRFGQKTGSGFYAWKPEKKGPPKKQSDPEAKAIVASIVKGSSNPTDGEILERTMLPMLFEGSRCLEEKIVASPVEADIALLYGLGFPPFRGGLFHWADVTGIDALLHASEHHRRLGGLYVPTKQMHDLAAAGRGFHGA, from the coding sequence ATGATCTACAACGGCATGGCGATCGAGGCGACGCGACTGGGCGACGGCTTCGTCGAGCTTCGCTTCGACCTCAAGAGCGAGTCGGTCAACAAGTTCGACGCGCTCTCCCTGCGCGAGCTCGCGGAGGCGGTCGCCGCGATCGCCCGCGAGAAGGACCTCCGCGGCGTGTTGGTCACCAGCGCCAAGGACGTCTTCATCGTCGGCGCGGACATCATGGAGTTCCTCGAGCACTTCAAGAAGCCCGAGGCCGAGATGGCCGCGTGGCTGCTCGAGATGGACAAGACGCTCAACGCGCTCGAGGACCTCGACGCGCCGTCGGTCGTCGCGATCAACGGCGTCGCCCTCGGCGGCGGCTTCGAGCTGTGCCTCGCCGCCTCGTTCCGCGTGATGTCCACGTCGGCGAAGGTGGGCCTCCCGGAGACCAAGCTCGGGATCATCCCCGGCTGGGGCGGTACGGTTCGCCTGTCGCGCCTCGTCGGCGCGGACAACGCGATCGAGTGGATCGCGGGGGGGGAGCACCACGCCCCCGAGACCGCCCTGAAGGTCGGTGCGGTGGACGCCGTCGTCGCCCCCGAGGCCCTCCGCGACGCGGCCGTGCGCATGCTCCACGACGCGGCGGACGGGAAGCTGGACTGGAAACGCCGGCGCGAGGAGAAGAAGGCCCCGCTCAGGCTCGACGCGATCGAGGCGGGGATGGTCTTCGTCGGCTCGAAGGCGTTCGTCGCCGGGAAGGCCGGTCCGCACTACCCCGCCCCCGTGACGGCGATCGAGGTGATCGAGCAGGGGGCGGGAAAGGCGCGCGACGAGGCTCTGCCGATCGAGGCGGCGGCGTTCGCCAAGCTCGCCAAGAGCGCGACCGCGCGCTCGCTCGTGCAGGTGTTCCTCGGCGACCAGGCGGTGAAGAAGGTCGGGAAGAAGGCATCGAAGGCCGCACGCCCCGTCAAGCGCGCCGCGGTCCTGGGCGCCGGGATCATGGGGGGCGGCATCGCCTACCAGTCGGCGTCGCGCGGGACGCCGATCCTGATGAAGGACATCGCCCCCAAGGCGCTCGAGTCGGGGATGGCCGAGGCGGTCAAGCTTCTCGAGAAGCAGGTCGAGCGAGGCAAGCTCACGACCGGCAAGATGGCCGGCGTGCTCGCCGCGATCACGCCGACGATGTCGTACGGCGACTTCGGGACCGTGGACGTCGTCGTCGAGGCGGTCGTCGAGAACGAGGAGATCAAGAAGAAGGTCCTCGCCGAGGTGGAGGGGAATCTCCCGGAGACGGCCGTGCTGGCCTCGAACACCTCGACGATCTCGATCACGCGCCTGGCGACGGCGCTGAAGCGTCCCGAGCGTTTCTGCGGGATGCACTTCTTCAATCCGGTGCCGAAGATGCCCCTCGTCGAGGTGATCCGCGGCGAGAAGACCGGGGAGGAGGCGATCGCGACGACCGTCGCGTGGGCGCAGGCGATGGGGAAGACCCCCATCGTCGTCGGCGACTGCGCGGGGTTCCTCGTGAACCGGCTTCTCTTTCCCTACTTCGCGGGGTTCATGGGGCTGCTCGCGGAGGGGGTCGACTACGAGCGCATCGACAAGGTGATGGAGACGTGGGGCTGGCCGATGGGCCCGGCGCTCCTGCTCGACGTCGTGGGGATCGACACCGCCGTGCACGCCGACAGGGTGATGGCGCAGGCGTTTCCCGACCGGATGCGACACGACGGGAAGAGCGCGATCGAGGCGATGGTCGAGGCCGGCCGCTTCGGCCAGAAGACGGGCTCGGGGTTCTACGCCTGGAAGCCCGAGAAGAAGGGGCCGCCCAAGAAGCAATCCGACCCCGAAGCGAAGGCGATCGTCGCATCGATCGTGAAGGGGTCGTCGAATCCGACCGACGGCGAGATCCTCGAGCGGACGATGCTGCCGATGCTCTTCGAGGGCTCGCGTTGCCTCGAGGAGAAGATCGTCGCGTCGCCGGTCGAGGCCGACATCGCCCTCCTCTACGGCCTCGGGTTCCCGCCGTTCCGCGGCGGGTTGTTCCACTGGGCCGACGTCACGGGGATCGACGCGCTGCTCCACGCCTCGGAGCACCACCGCCGCCTGGGCGGCCTGTACGTCCCCACGAAGCAGATGCACGATCTCGCCGCCGCCGGGCGCGGCTTCCACGGAGCGTAG